One window of Phycisphaeraceae bacterium genomic DNA carries:
- the tsaE gene encoding tRNA (adenosine(37)-N6)-threonylcarbamoyltransferase complex ATPase subunit type 1 TsaE, with protein sequence MRLERTLVSHAETERVAGALAPVLRAGDVLALSGDLGSGKTTFVRALAGALGIDAGLVSSPTYVIANQYPNSRGPQMAHIDAYRLSGADDLDAIGWDLLTDGSWIVAVEWPDRVGGIGGGAIERDAMEIRLEYGPIRDGAESRHIAMTLPDAWVTRPELPALVGAMRAGTRCPVTGEPVSPDSPFFPFSSERARMADLNAWLTGGHTISGPLSDEGME encoded by the coding sequence ATGAGACTCGAACGCACACTGGTGTCGCACGCGGAGACGGAGCGGGTCGCTGGTGCGCTCGCGCCGGTGTTGCGTGCTGGTGATGTGCTGGCTCTTTCGGGCGATCTTGGTTCGGGGAAGACGACGTTCGTTCGTGCCCTCGCGGGCGCGCTGGGGATCGATGCCGGGCTCGTTTCCAGCCCGACGTATGTGATTGCGAATCAGTATCCGAATTCCCGCGGGCCGCAGATGGCCCATATCGATGCGTACCGGTTGTCTGGCGCGGACGATCTTGATGCCATCGGTTGGGATCTGCTGACGGACGGTTCGTGGATCGTCGCTGTCGAGTGGCCGGATCGTGTCGGGGGGATCGGTGGCGGCGCGATCGAGCGCGACGCGATGGAGATCCGGCTTGAGTACGGCCCGATCCGAGATGGCGCGGAGTCGCGGCACATAGCGATGACTCTACCTGACGCGTGGGTCACGAGGCCGGAGTTGCCCGCGCTCGTTGGCGCGATGAGAGCGGGAACGCGATGTCCCGTGACGGGTGAGCCGGTCTCCCCGGATTCACCCTTCTTCCCATTCTCAAGCGAGCGGGCACGCATGGCGGACCTGAACGCGTGGCTGACGGGCGGGCACACGATCAGCGGGCCGCTCTCTGATGAGGGGATGGAGTAG
- a CDS encoding DUF1015 domain-containing protein, with amino-acid sequence MPQVHAFRPLQYVSPSGDVSSFIAPPYDVLDAEGKARLLARDPRNIVAADLPHVPAKKMGPPEAYAAAAAMIDRWVADGVLTRSERPAIFAYRQVFEWNGRTTDRCGMICTLDAVPFGKRPGGGVLPHEQTFSGPKEDRLALMKATRAQLSPIFGLHADGAGLASALVRSVMASRGADMRARSDDGVTHEVWRIEDGATIEKYRGSLAGEDVFIADGHHRYNTALNYLSLLESQGAVASDHPARRCMFVMVGMSDPGLVIGATHRVLGGMREYTFDAFLAAASDRLRFEPIAGDLKALERAVHTMTGMGENRVGVYDFATGRCAVAIPATADPLAKRFAEKPRAWRVLDVAIIQHLIVEEICQPRLNGGEPVTWAFPHTIPEVEQIASGKETGAGGGAGFTQLAVIVRPTPLDAVKEICLAGELMPQKSTFFLPKLATGLAINPLA; translated from the coding sequence ATGCCACAGGTCCACGCCTTCCGCCCTTTGCAGTATGTCTCACCATCGGGCGATGTCTCGTCTTTCATCGCTCCTCCGTATGACGTGCTGGACGCGGAGGGGAAGGCGCGGTTGCTCGCTCGGGACCCCAGGAACATCGTCGCGGCGGATCTGCCCCATGTTCCGGCGAAGAAGATGGGCCCGCCGGAGGCATACGCCGCGGCGGCGGCGATGATCGACCGTTGGGTGGCCGATGGTGTGCTGACTCGGAGCGAACGTCCGGCGATCTTTGCCTATCGCCAGGTGTTCGAGTGGAACGGGCGAACGACGGATCGTTGCGGGATGATCTGCACGCTCGACGCGGTCCCCTTCGGAAAGAGGCCGGGAGGGGGCGTTCTGCCCCATGAGCAGACATTCAGCGGCCCGAAGGAGGATCGGCTCGCGTTGATGAAGGCGACGCGAGCGCAATTGTCTCCGATCTTTGGTTTGCACGCCGACGGGGCGGGTCTGGCTTCGGCGTTGGTGAGGTCGGTGATGGCGTCGCGCGGGGCTGACATGCGGGCCCGAAGCGACGACGGCGTGACGCACGAGGTCTGGCGGATCGAAGATGGCGCGACGATCGAGAAGTATCGTGGCTCACTCGCCGGCGAGGATGTTTTCATCGCGGACGGGCATCACAGATACAACACTGCGCTCAATTATCTCTCGTTGCTTGAGTCGCAGGGGGCGGTGGCTTCGGATCATCCCGCGCGGCGCTGCATGTTCGTCATGGTCGGGATGTCGGACCCCGGGCTGGTGATCGGTGCGACCCATCGTGTGCTCGGCGGCATGCGCGAGTACACGTTTGATGCCTTCCTCGCGGCTGCTTCCGACAGGTTGCGGTTCGAGCCGATCGCCGGGGATCTGAAGGCCCTTGAGCGCGCGGTTCACACGATGACGGGCATGGGGGAGAATCGCGTCGGGGTGTACGACTTTGCAACTGGGCGGTGCGCGGTCGCGATTCCGGCGACGGCGGACCCGCTCGCGAAGCGGTTTGCCGAGAAGCCCCGCGCCTGGCGTGTGCTCGATGTGGCGATCATCCAGCACCTGATCGTTGAAGAGATCTGCCAGCCCCGGCTCAACGGGGGCGAGCCGGTGACGTGGGCGTTCCCGCACACGATTCCGGAGGTTGAGCAGATCGCATCGGGGAAGGAGACGGGCGCGGGTGGGGGCGCGGGATTCACGCAGCTCGCAGTCATCGTGAGGCCCACGCCGCTCGATGCCGTGAAGGAGATCTGCCTCGCGGGAGAGTTGATGCCCCAGAAGTCGACGTTCTTCCTGCCGAAACTCGCGACGGGTCTGGCGATCAATCCGCTGGCGTAA
- a CDS encoding thioredoxin family protein yields the protein MASRAGFTVLLVAVVALSMLAWLMRSGGGPAPKPAAFSSAVTLDVALQRSDQEGRPVLVFATADWCGPCQALKRNALASSKVEQLIKGGTIPVYADVTGPDQVSIDAARRLRIGPIPALIVVWKGEELARHEGNTSASNLEKWLEAALSRTRSAG from the coding sequence ATGGCATCTCGGGCCGGATTCACAGTGCTTCTCGTCGCGGTCGTCGCGCTCTCTATGCTCGCGTGGCTCATGCGCTCAGGGGGCGGACCAGCCCCGAAGCCCGCGGCGTTCTCGTCCGCAGTCACGCTCGATGTCGCCCTCCAGAGAAGCGACCAGGAAGGGCGTCCGGTGCTCGTCTTCGCAACCGCCGACTGGTGCGGGCCATGCCAGGCCCTCAAGCGGAACGCACTCGCCTCCTCCAAGGTCGAACAACTGATCAAGGGCGGCACCATCCCCGTCTACGCCGATGTCACCGGACCCGACCAGGTTTCCATCGACGCCGCACGCCGACTCCGCATCGGGCCGATCCCCGCCCTCATCGTGGTATGGAAGGGCGAAGAGCTCGCTCGCCACGAGGGCAACACCTCCGCATCCAACCTTGAGAAGTGGCTCGAAGCCGCGCTCTCAAGGACTCGCTCTGCGGGCTGA
- a CDS encoding DUF21 domain-containing protein: protein MTTLEQIGWLSLAVVGLVGSSMWSGVETGCYTLNRVRLRIRASRGDRAAMRLQRSLDRPDSLLATLLVGNNISNYLGALGATAFLGGLGYADSQIVLINTLALTPLVLVFCESLPKETFRRAADSLTYRFAAPLEAFTRLFTVLGVVPLVVTLGRTIGRMVGLTSGGELSSSRERVAMLLKEGSVSGAISDAQSTLIDRATEFTRVTVRDEMIPWTKVRVIAINTPADQAVRAVVSAGHNAFPLVDASGRLKGTARAIDVLLNPSTPIEQHRLPAVIVREEMRVVEALRLLQAAAQSLAIVERAGKPVGIVTVKDLVEPLVGGVIGAE from the coding sequence ATGACAACCCTCGAACAGATCGGCTGGCTCTCGCTCGCCGTTGTCGGGCTCGTCGGCTCCTCCATGTGGAGCGGCGTCGAAACCGGCTGCTACACACTCAATCGTGTCCGGTTGCGCATCCGCGCCTCTCGAGGCGACCGCGCCGCGATGCGCCTGCAACGCTCGCTCGACAGGCCCGACTCCCTGCTCGCCACGCTCCTCGTCGGCAACAACATATCGAACTACCTCGGTGCGCTCGGCGCGACCGCCTTCCTCGGAGGGCTCGGCTACGCGGACAGCCAGATCGTCCTCATCAACACGCTCGCGCTCACACCCCTCGTGCTCGTCTTCTGCGAGTCGCTGCCGAAAGAGACCTTCCGACGCGCCGCCGACAGTCTCACATACCGATTCGCCGCTCCGCTCGAAGCATTCACACGCCTCTTTACCGTCCTGGGTGTCGTCCCGCTCGTCGTCACGCTCGGGCGCACAATCGGACGCATGGTCGGCCTCACCTCCGGCGGCGAGCTCTCCAGCTCCCGCGAACGCGTGGCGATGCTCCTGAAAGAAGGAAGCGTCTCCGGCGCGATCTCCGATGCACAGTCCACCCTGATCGATCGCGCCACCGAGTTCACACGCGTCACCGTCCGCGACGAGATGATCCCGTGGACAAAGGTCCGCGTCATCGCGATCAACACGCCCGCGGACCAGGCCGTCCGCGCGGTCGTCAGCGCGGGGCACAACGCGTTCCCGCTCGTCGATGCCTCGGGACGCCTCAAAGGCACCGCAAGAGCCATCGATGTCCTGCTGAACCCCAGCACGCCCATCGAGCAGCATCGCCTCCCAGCCGTCATCGTCCGCGAAGAGATGCGCGTCGTTGAAGCCCTGCGACTGCTCCAGGCCGCGGCACAATCTCTCGCCATCGTGGAACGTGCCGGCAAGCCTGTCGGTATCGTCACAGTCAAGGACCTGGTCGAGCCCCTCGTCGGAGGCGTGATCGGAGCGGAATAA
- a CDS encoding DUF21 domain-containing protein: protein MVELLIVAIMAALLLISAACSATETALFGLTQANRTALERHRPGAFRAATALMASPRGALITILVLNTTVNVAFFVLSSLLSARSESAAAAAGIALASLLAVILFGEVVPKLLANAHRVAFTAVLSPVLLGASRLLGPVRVALDSGLVGPLARVIVPSENPPALRSEELEALLEAASAEGLIERDDHRLLGDVVGLNQLRVRDVMTPRNDMAWVTEDADSDAILEAARSTTRTTLAVCAGSLDEGVIGLIKVREALGLIATRPGRPINVRSLAARPAFVPDRSRLDGLLGFLRDQKTDTAICVDEGGAVTGIVSLDDIVRALGFAPIGDSAQDHERIERLGPNQWIVSGRLPVHDWAELFGAGAGAKAIDRRASTVAGLVLVGLGRLPAVGDQVRIGRLSLRVESMAGRSIERVLVTLHEAAHAPNAA from the coding sequence GTGGTTGAACTCCTCATCGTCGCGATCATGGCCGCGCTCCTACTGATCTCCGCGGCGTGCTCCGCCACAGAGACCGCGCTCTTCGGACTCACCCAGGCGAATCGCACGGCACTCGAACGCCATCGCCCTGGAGCGTTCAGAGCTGCCACGGCGCTGATGGCAAGCCCCCGCGGCGCACTCATCACGATCCTCGTTCTCAACACCACCGTCAACGTCGCCTTTTTCGTCCTCTCCTCACTCCTCTCGGCGCGTAGCGAGTCCGCCGCAGCCGCCGCCGGCATCGCCCTCGCATCCCTGCTCGCCGTGATCCTCTTCGGCGAGGTTGTCCCGAAACTCCTCGCAAACGCCCATCGGGTCGCGTTCACGGCCGTTCTCTCTCCGGTCCTGCTGGGCGCCTCGCGTCTGTTAGGACCTGTGCGCGTCGCGCTCGACTCAGGCCTTGTCGGACCCCTCGCCCGCGTCATCGTTCCGAGCGAGAACCCGCCCGCGCTGCGTTCGGAAGAGCTGGAGGCCCTGCTCGAAGCCGCGAGCGCGGAAGGACTCATCGAGCGTGACGACCACCGGCTGCTCGGCGACGTCGTCGGGCTGAACCAGCTCCGTGTGCGGGACGTCATGACGCCCCGCAACGACATGGCCTGGGTCACGGAGGATGCCGATAGCGACGCCATCCTCGAAGCGGCACGATCCACCACGCGCACGACACTCGCTGTCTGCGCCGGCTCGCTCGATGAGGGCGTGATAGGCCTCATCAAGGTGCGTGAAGCGCTCGGGCTCATCGCGACGCGTCCCGGACGCCCCATCAACGTGCGATCCCTCGCGGCCCGCCCTGCTTTCGTCCCCGATCGCTCCCGGCTTGACGGTCTCCTCGGCTTCCTCCGCGACCAGAAGACAGACACCGCGATCTGCGTCGACGAGGGCGGAGCCGTCACCGGCATCGTCAGTCTCGACGACATCGTTCGAGCCCTCGGCTTCGCGCCCATCGGCGACTCAGCACAGGATCACGAACGCATCGAACGTCTCGGCCCCAACCAGTGGATCGTCTCCGGACGACTGCCGGTGCACGACTGGGCCGAGCTCTTCGGCGCGGGCGCTGGCGCGAAGGCCATCGATCGTCGAGCCAGCACCGTCGCCGGGCTCGTCCTCGTAGGGCTCGGACGCCTCCCTGCCGTTGGCGACCAGGTGCGCATCGGACGCCTCTCACTCCGCGTCGAGTCCATGGCAGGACGAAGCATCGAGCGCGTGCTCGTCACGCTCCACGAGGCGGCGCACGCGCCGAACGCCGCATGA
- a CDS encoding N-acetyltransferase — MSTITVRAFDDRDVAHACALVNHYIEKTAVHFAYQPETADQFRTSWIEGQSRYPWVAAEIDGSFAGYAKCSQWRTRDAYDLTAETGIYVSHHAQGRGVGRSLYLELIRRARDAGFHLLVAGATLPNDASIRLHESVGFQRVGIFTECGRKFDRWHDVIFWQLRL; from the coding sequence ATGAGCACAATCACCGTTCGAGCGTTCGATGATCGCGACGTCGCGCACGCGTGCGCACTTGTCAACCACTACATCGAGAAGACAGCCGTCCACTTCGCCTATCAACCCGAGACGGCCGACCAGTTTCGCACTTCGTGGATCGAAGGGCAAAGCCGATACCCGTGGGTCGCCGCAGAAATCGACGGCTCGTTCGCCGGCTACGCAAAGTGCTCCCAGTGGCGCACACGCGACGCCTACGACCTCACTGCTGAAACCGGCATCTACGTTTCGCACCACGCACAGGGCCGGGGCGTCGGACGATCGCTCTACCTCGAACTGATCCGAAGAGCCAGAGACGCCGGCTTCCACCTTCTCGTCGCAGGCGCGACACTCCCCAACGACGCATCCATCCGGCTGCACGAATCCGTGGGATTCCAGCGCGTCGGCATCTTCACCGAGTGCGGCAGGAAATTCGACCGCTGGCACGACGTCATCTTCTGGCAGTTACGACTCTGA
- a CDS encoding YifB family Mg chelatase-like AAA ATPase, with protein MLARVQSYLLQGIDALSCEVEVHVEDAEEARTTVVGLPDMAVKEATERVRAAMANSGYFTQSQKVLINLAPADVRKEGPVYDLPMAIGLLAAQGVIRTAAPNREDGLDLRSTLIAGELALDGRVRSIRGGIALSALAKSKGMRSVIVPAENAREAALVPDIDVYGVRTLAEVVGLITGAIELDPTPRVDISTLLRSAAAPIDFSEVRGQESVKRAIVVAASGLHNLLMLGPAGTGKTMMAKALPGVLPALTPEEALEITRIYSAAGKLHEASGPEGLVSIRPVRCPHHTASSPAIVGGGAIPRPGEISLAHRGVLFLDELPEFPRPVLETLRQPLEDHVVTIARSHGAMRFPASFMLVAAMNPTPKGDMPVGEVGRWEMERYLARISGPLMDRIDIHVEAPAVKWEQLSGGIRGGPKGTGTTEMREHAERARDRQIARQGPLTPNSRLSGKMLDQLAPMTPEALTLLGTAMTELGLSARAYDKIRRVARTIADLVAADTLLPDHVSEAVSYRLLDRKV; from the coding sequence ATGCTGGCCCGAGTCCAATCGTACCTGCTGCAAGGAATCGACGCACTCTCGTGCGAGGTTGAGGTCCACGTCGAAGACGCCGAGGAAGCGCGCACAACCGTTGTCGGCCTCCCCGACATGGCGGTCAAAGAAGCCACCGAGCGCGTCCGCGCCGCGATGGCAAACTCCGGATACTTCACCCAGAGCCAGAAAGTGCTCATCAACCTCGCGCCCGCCGATGTCCGCAAAGAAGGACCCGTCTATGACCTGCCCATGGCCATCGGTCTTCTCGCGGCACAAGGCGTCATCCGCACCGCCGCCCCGAACCGCGAAGACGGCCTCGATCTCCGCTCAACCCTGATCGCCGGTGAGCTCGCGCTCGACGGACGCGTCCGCTCGATCCGGGGCGGAATCGCCCTCTCCGCACTCGCCAAGTCCAAGGGGATGCGCTCCGTGATCGTCCCCGCAGAGAACGCACGCGAAGCCGCGCTCGTCCCGGACATCGACGTCTACGGCGTGCGAACACTCGCCGAAGTGGTTGGCCTCATCACGGGCGCAATCGAACTCGACCCCACACCACGCGTCGATATCTCCACGCTCCTCCGCTCCGCCGCCGCGCCGATCGACTTCTCTGAAGTCCGAGGCCAGGAGTCCGTGAAGCGTGCGATCGTTGTTGCGGCGAGCGGCCTTCACAACCTTCTTATGCTTGGCCCCGCCGGAACCGGCAAGACGATGATGGCAAAGGCCCTTCCCGGCGTCCTCCCCGCGCTCACGCCCGAAGAAGCGCTCGAGATCACTCGCATCTACTCTGCGGCAGGGAAACTCCACGAGGCGTCCGGCCCGGAAGGGCTCGTCTCCATCCGCCCCGTCCGCTGCCCACACCACACCGCGTCCTCACCCGCGATCGTCGGTGGAGGCGCGATCCCACGACCGGGCGAGATCTCCCTCGCGCACCGCGGCGTGCTCTTCCTCGACGAGCTCCCCGAGTTTCCTCGCCCCGTTCTCGAAACGCTCCGCCAACCCCTCGAAGACCACGTGGTCACGATCGCGCGCTCGCACGGCGCGATGCGCTTCCCCGCCAGCTTCATGCTGGTCGCCGCGATGAATCCCACACCGAAGGGCGACATGCCCGTCGGCGAAGTCGGCCGCTGGGAGATGGAACGCTACCTCGCACGCATCTCGGGCCCGCTCATGGACCGCATCGACATCCACGTCGAGGCCCCAGCCGTCAAGTGGGAACAACTCTCCGGAGGAATCCGAGGAGGGCCAAAGGGAACCGGAACCACTGAGATGCGCGAGCATGCCGAGCGAGCCAGAGACCGCCAGATCGCTCGCCAAGGACCGCTCACACCCAACTCACGTCTCAGCGGAAAGATGCTCGATCAACTCGCCCCCATGACGCCGGAAGCACTCACGCTGCTCGGCACGGCGATGACCGAACTCGGGCTCTCGGCCCGCGCTTACGACAAGATCCGGCGCGTGGCTCGCACCATCGCCGATCTCGTCGCTGCCGATACCCTCCTGCCCGATCACGTCTCCGAGGCCGTGAGCTACCGCCTGCTCGACCGAAAGGTCTGA